One region of Zingiber officinale cultivar Zhangliang chromosome 7B, Zo_v1.1, whole genome shotgun sequence genomic DNA includes:
- the LOC122003917 gene encoding uncharacterized protein LOC122003917, with the protein MAVTILDWGSTEGDELELRLGGQGIGSQSNLIQRQNNGLFCFSKRLVVWMSMSGTVEGSSLNPNALHSVLQQLRESVQALLEHFHQWRQQEMAGKDLFETASVEALVMNLSTKSPKKGVMPGKYREKPVQCVRPKCTPRRIILRGRLAILCFFCFKFECHYTLKQNYLVFVYS; encoded by the exons ATGGCAGTAACGATTCTGGATTGGGGATCAACAGAAGGGGATGAgcttgag TTAAGATTGGGAGGCCAGGGTATAGGGTCTCAAAGCAATTTGATCCAGAGACAAAACAACGGTCTCTTCTGTTTCAG TAAGCGATTGGTGGTTTGGATGTCAATGAGTGGAACGGTAGAAGGGTCGTCTCTGAACCCAAATGCCCTACACTCTGTTCTGCAGCAGTTGCGGGAGTCAGTGCAGGCATTGTTGGAACACTTCCATCAATGGAGGCAACAAGAGATGGCTGGCAAAGACTTGTTTGAGACTGCCTCTGTGGAGGCTTTAGTCATGAACCTGAGCACCAAATCTCCGAAAAAAGGCGTGATGCCGGGTAAATATCGTGAAAAACCTGTCCAATGCGTAAGGCCAAAGTGTACTCCTCGCCGCATCATTCTTCGAGGCCGACTAgctattttgtgttttttttgttttaaattcgaatgtcactatactttgaaacagaactatttagtctttgtgtatagttga